The following proteins come from a genomic window of Lycium ferocissimum isolate CSIRO_LF1 chromosome 4, AGI_CSIRO_Lferr_CH_V1, whole genome shotgun sequence:
- the LOC132053665 gene encoding uncharacterized protein LOC132053665, producing MISKGYIYHLVRVKDSDAQTPALRSTPVVNEFPEVFPEDLPGGPPNKEIDFGIDLLPGTKTISIPPYRMATAELKKLKVQLKYLLDKGFIRPSVSPWGAPVLFVRKKDGTMATENETQVPTGELTLVDVMRALQALNDKVGSMGGRMENMDGRMENMGSRMEILGSRVEAIEGGGSGPDAFLDWVMHCDRIFLTNDMSEMKKASYAIAQFEGYASTWWETQVKARRIIGLPPTPNWDELKDAMRRKYVTERYKQEQLKKVYTLRQNKKSVEEYYDEFQLIKMRIDFEEDELNAMTRFRAGLNGDIASQMRLHNYGSIKETLQAAIEIEEGLKEEKINKSRGYVSSWNNNKERGASSSNWQKNKGPMQETKKPFVKNPQVEKQVDKQPPKFAPKEGGTKTPIQCFKCHGFGHRASECPNRRAFILRDTYSEDEEECEEGDDEGDHENERDSEGDGVEGDDEPIVPLYVVRRTMISKAMDDPSQRENLFHSKCIINQNTSIMIIDSGSCANVASTTLVDFLKLPTTRHENPYKLQWLNECGELKVTRQAIIKFTIGKYHDEVLCDVVPMQACHLLLGRPWQYDRSVNHNGRTNQYTLTHNGVKHILNPMTPSQVGEIYNKMRELKEKGRSALQKKNVSLLANCGEIREELGERQPVILLMHRDYALHTNELTPSFPSSISFLLQEFDDVFPTELPKGLPPLRGIEHQIDFVPGSQLPNKPAYRANPDDTKELQRQKDGSWRMCVDCRAINKITVKYRCHPIPRLDDMLDELNGSCIFSKVDLRSGYHQIRMKPGDEWKTAFKTKFGLYEWLVMPFGLTNAPSTFMRLMNHVMKPFIGKFVVVYFDDILVYSKIMDEHVIHLKCVFEVLRQEQLYANVTKCSFYVDEVVFLGFVVSSRGVEVDESKIDAIKNWPTPKSIGDIRSFHGLASFYRRFVKGFSTIAAPLTEVIRKDKPFSWGVEQAKAFETLKQMLSSAPLLQLPDFDKIFEIECDASKVGIGAILMQDQKPIAYFSEKLKGATLNYTTYDLELYALIRALGNWQHYLWPKEFVIRTDHESLKHLKAQGKLNKRHAKWVEFLETFPYVIQYKKGKENVVADALSRKHVLINTLSSKLMGFESLKTLYPKDPVFAKIYLDCEEWEREKWIRDRSSIPYSRFDGFLFKNKRLCVPMSSWRELFVREAHNGGLMGHFGIDKTLGILKKQFYWPHMRRDVAKICGQCIECRGAKSRLLPHGLYTPLPTPQQPWVDISMDFVLGLPRTKREKIAIGMSPFEVVYGFNPLTPLDITPLSQDVVLSLDGNKRAEAMKKLHEKVRLHLEKKNQEMAKRANKGRKRVVLEPGDWVWVHFRKERFPNKRKTKLMPRGDGPFEVLERLNDNAYKIDLDDDPLNLRTNSLQEGENDTIQVASRPFTRSQARELQAMQALFMRRDILEYTLAPSRDFKCS from the exons GTACCATGGCTACGGAGAATGAAACACAAGTTCCCACCGGGGAACTCACATTAGTTGATGTAATGAGGGCCTTGCAAGCCTTGAACGATAAGGTGGGTAGTATGGGTGGTCGAATGGAAAACATGGATGGTCGAATGGAAAACATGGGTAGTCGAATGGAAATTTTGGGAAGTAGGGTGGAAGCGATTGAAGGAG GAGGAAGTGGCCCCGATGCATTTCTTGATTGGGTGATGCATTGTGATAGAATCTTCTTGACGAATGACATGTCCGAGATGAAAAAGGCGTCTTACGCCATTGCTCAATTCGAAGGGTATGCCTCCACATGGTGGGAAACTCAAGTGAAGGCGAGAAGAATTATTGGGCTTCCTCCCACACCTAAttgggatgaattgaaggaCGCCATGCGGCGTAAGTATGTCACCGAACGCTACAAGCAAGAGCAACTCAAGAAGGTGTATACCTTGAGGCAAAATAAaaagagtgtggaagaatactatgatgagttccaaCTCATAAAGATGAGAATTGACTTTGAAGAGGATGAGTTGAATGCAATGACTCGGTTCCGAGCCGGGTTAAATGGTGACATTGCCTCCcaaatgagactccacaactATGGGAGTATTAAAGAGACCCTTCAAGCGGCTATTGAAATAGAGGAAGGTCTCAAGGAAGAAAAAATCAATAAGTCAAGGGGCTATGTGAGTTCATGGAATAATAACAAAGAACGAGGAGCTTCCTCCTCTaattggcaaaagaataagGGCCCCATGCAAGAAACCAAGAAACCATTTGTGAAGAATCCTCAAGTTGAGAAGCAAGTTGACAAACAACCTCCGAAGTTTGCTCCAAAAGAAGGAGGTACGAAAACTCCTATTCAATGCTTTAAATGTCATGGCTTCGGTCATAGAGCAAGTGAATGCCCTAATCGTAGAGCATTTATTTTGAGAGACACTTATAGTGAGGATGAGGAAGAATGTGAGGAAGGAGATGACGAGGGCGATCATGAGAATGAACGTGATAGTGAAGGGGATGGTGTTGAGGGTGATGATGAGCCCATTGTACCTCTCTATGTAGTGCGAAGGACCATGATAAGCAAAGCAATGGATGACCCAAGTCAACGGGAAAATCTCTTCCATTCAAAGTGCATCATTAATCAAAACACTAgcatcatgatcattgatagtgggAGTTGTGCCAATGTTGCTAGTACCacccttgttgatttcttgaaacttcccaCCACCCGCCATGAAAACCCTTACAAACTTCAATGGCTCAATGAATGTGGTGAATTGAAGGTGACTCGGCAAGCTATCATCAAATTCACGATTGGGAAGTATCACGATGAGGTGTTATGTGATGTTGTTCCCATGCAAGCGTGTCATCTTCTACTTGGCCGACCATGGCAATATGATAGGTCCGTCAACCATAATGGGAGAACTAACCAATACACCCTTACCCACAATGGTGTCAAACATATCTTAAATCCCATGACCCCCTCCCAAGTGGGTGAGATCTATAACAAaatgagggagttgaaggagaagggTCGTAGTGCATTGCAAAAGAAGAAT GTGTCTCTTTTGGCAAATTGTGGGGAAATTAGGGAGGAATTGGGGGAGCGTCAACCGGTGATTCTCCTCATGCATAGGGACTATGCATTGCACACAAATGAACTAACTCCTTCTTTTCCTAgttctatttcttttcttttgcaggaatttgatgatgtgttcCCAACGGAACTCCCAAAGGGGTTACCGCCCTTGAGgggaattgaacaccaaattgaCTTTGTTCCGGGTTCTCAATTACCCAACAAACCGGCTTATAGAGCCAACCCGGATGACACTAAGGAGCTTCAAAGGCAA aaagatggatcatggcgcatgtgtgttgattgtcgtgccatcaacaagataacggtaaagtatcgct gcCATCCCATACCTCGTCTTGACGACATGCTTGATGAGTTGAATGGTTCATGCATATTCTCCAAGGTAGATCTTAGGAGTGGGTATCATCAAATCCGGATGAAACCCGGAGATGAGTGGAAAACcgcattcaagaccaagtttggtctatatgaatggttggtgatgccttttggCCTCACTAACGCTCCTAGTACTTTCATGCGTTTGATGAACCATGTCATGAAACCTTTTATTGGCAAATTCGtggttgtttactttgatgatattttggtgtatagtaaaatcatggatgagcatgttattcacttgaaatgtgtgtttgaagtgctTAGACAAGAACAACTTTATGCTAATGTTACTAAATGCTCTTTTTAtgttgatgaagttgttttcttgggttttgttgtgagttcaaggggtgttgaggttgatgaatccaaaatagaCGCTATTAAGAATTGGCCAACTCCTAAATCCATTGGTGATATTAGAAGTTTTCATGGATTGGCTAGTTTTTATAGGCGGTTTGTTAAGGGGTTTAGTACCATAGCCGCTCCTTTGACCGAGGTAATCCGAAAGGATAAACCTTTTTCTTGGGGTGTGGAGCAAGCAAAGGCTTTTGAAACTCtaaaacaaatgcttagctccgcaccgttgttgcaattacccgattttgacaaaatctttgaaattgaGTGTGATGCTAGCAAAGTAGGTATTGGTGCCATTTTGATGCAAGACCAAAAACCCATTGCCTATTTTAGTGAAAAGCTTAAGGGTGCGACGTTGAATTACAccacctatgatcttgagttgTATGCTTTGATTAGAGCTTTGGGTAATTGGCAACACTACTTGTGGCCTAAAGAGTTTGTGATTAGGACCGACCATGAGTCCTTAAAACATCTTAAGGCCCAAggaaagttgaacaaaaggcatgctaaatgggttgaattccttgaaaccttcccttatgtaatccaatacaaaaagggaaaggagaatgtagtggcggatgccctatcaaggaaacatgttttgattaacaccttgtcttccaaattgatgggttttgaaagCTTGAAGACATTGTATCCCAAGGACCCCGTCTTTGCCAAGATCTATTTAGATTGCGAAGAGTGGGAAAGGGAGAAGTGGATTAGGGATAGGTCTTCTATTCCCTATTCTAGGTTTGATGGTTTTTTGTTCAAAAACAAGCGTTTGTGTGTGCCCATGAGCTCTTGGAGGGAATTGTTTGTGAGGGAGGCGCACAATGGGGGATTGATGGGACATTTTGGGATTGATAAGACTTTGGGAATTCTTAAGAAGCAATTTTATTGGCCTCATATGCGGAGGGATGTGGCTAAGATTTGTGGCCAATGCATCGAGTGTCGAGGCGCCAAGTCTAGACTCCTTCCCCATGGTTTGTATACCCCTCTTCCCACCCCTCAACAACCTTGGGTTGATATTTCgatggattttgtgttgggtTTGCCTAGAACCAAAAGGGAAAAGATAGC TATTGGCATGTCACCTTTTGAAGTGgtttatggttttaaccccctAACCCCTTTAGATATAACCCCATTGTCTCAAGATGTTGTGTTGAGTTTAGATGGCAACAAACGAGCTGAGGCCATGAAGAAGTTGCATGAGAAGGTGAGGCTTCACCTTGAGAAAAAGAATCAAGAAATGGCCAAGAGAGCAAACAAAGGTCGCAAACGAGTTGTGCTTGAACCGGGTGATTGGGTTTGGGTACATTTTCGGAAAGAGAGGTTTCCCAACAAAAGAAAGACCAAGTTGATGCCTAGAGGAGATGGTCCATTTGAAGTACTTGAACGACTCAATGATAATGCATACAAAATTGatct AGATGATGATCCcttaaatttgaggacaaattctcttcaagaaGGAGAGAATGATACAATTCAAGTGGCATCAAGAccttttacaaggagccaagcgaGGGAACTTCAAGCTATGCAAGCATTGTTCATGAGGAGAGACATACTTGAATATACTCTAGCACCTTCCCGGGATTTCAAGTGTTcatga